The following proteins are co-located in the Gorilla gorilla gorilla isolate KB3781 chromosome 7, NHGRI_mGorGor1-v2.1_pri, whole genome shotgun sequence genome:
- the MAF1 gene encoding repressor of RNA polymerase III transcription MAF1 homolog: protein MKLLENSSFEAINSQLTVETGDAHIIGRIESYSCKMAGDDKHMFKQFCQEGQPHVLEALSPPQTSGLSPSRLSKSQGGDEEGPLSDKCSRKTLFYLIATLNESFRPDYDFSTARSHEFSREPSLSWVVNAVNCSLFSAVREDFKDLKPQLWNAVDEEICLAECDIYSYNPDLDSDPFGEDGSLWSFNYFFYNKRLKRIVFFSCRSISGSTYTPSEAGNELDMELGEEEVEEESRSGGSGAEETSTMEEDRVPVICI, encoded by the exons ATGAAGCTATTGGAGAACTCGAGCTTTGAAGCCATCAACTCACAGCTGACTGTGGAGACCGGAGATGCCCACATCATTGGCAG GATTGAGAGCTATTCATGTAAGATGGCAGGAGACGACAAACAcatgttcaagcagttctgccagGAGGGCCAGCCCCACGTGCTGGAGGCACTTTCTCCACCCCAGACTTCAGGACTGAGCCCCAGCAG ACTCAGCAAAAGCCAAGGCGGTGATGAGGAGGGCCCCCTCAGTGACAAGTGCAGCCGCAAGACCCTCTTCTACCTGATTGCCACGCTCAATGAGTCCTTCAGGCCTGACTATGACTTCAGCACAGCCCGCAGCCATGAGTTCAGCCGGGAGCCCAGCCTTAGCTGG GTGGTGAATGCAGTCAACTGCAGTCTGTTCTCAGCTGTGCGGGAGGACTTCAAGGACCTGAAACCACAGCTGTGGAACGCAGTGGACGAGGAGATCTGCCTGGCTGAATGTGACATCTACAG CTATAACCCAGACTTGGACTCAGATCCCTTCGGGGAGGATGGTAGCCTCTGGTCCTTCAACTACTTCTTCTACAACAAGCGGCTCAAGCGAATCGTCTTCTTTAGCTGCCGTTCCATCAG TGGCTCCACCTACACACCCTCAGAGGCAGGCAACGAGCTGGACAtggagctgggggaggaggaggtggaggaagaaaGCAGAAGCGGAGGCAGTGGGGCCGAGGAGACCAGCACCATGGAGGAGGACAG GGTCCCAGTGATCTGTATTTGA